A window from Leptospira meyeri encodes these proteins:
- the miaA gene encoding tRNA (adenosine(37)-N6)-dimethylallyltransferase MiaA: MILPVLGGPTGSGKTALTQVLDPKRFEIVSFDSRQVYRDLPVGTTAPSSQESSYIRHWLIGFLNADESLNASQFSIWARNAINDIRSRGKIPFLVGGTGFYLRAFLLGMYPVPNVPKETKDYVFELTLEEARQELFSKDPEALTSLSPQDGYRIKRALEVVLTGVLWSEVSKETVGGYLSECPDVQLIGHWLDWPRDILYDRINRRVTEITTGMLAETKEVVSRYGPDCPGLRTLGYNFALAFLNGTIDSNTFIEQLAQSHRNYAKRQITWFKKDPLLSPISFEAAVQLYTNIDKI; the protein is encoded by the coding sequence GTGATCCTCCCCGTCCTTGGTGGCCCCACCGGTTCTGGAAAGACAGCCCTCACTCAGGTCCTAGACCCCAAACGTTTCGAAATTGTTTCTTTTGACTCACGCCAAGTCTACCGGGATCTACCGGTAGGCACAACGGCCCCCAGTTCCCAAGAATCTTCTTACATTCGCCATTGGCTTATCGGTTTTTTAAACGCAGACGAATCCCTCAATGCGAGTCAGTTCTCAATTTGGGCCCGCAACGCCATAAATGACATCAGATCCAGAGGGAAAATTCCTTTTCTCGTTGGAGGAACTGGATTTTACCTTCGTGCCTTTCTTTTGGGAATGTATCCCGTACCAAATGTACCCAAAGAAACCAAAGATTATGTTTTCGAGCTTACACTTGAAGAAGCAAGGCAAGAACTATTTTCCAAAGATCCAGAAGCCCTTACCTCCTTGTCTCCCCAAGATGGCTATAGAATCAAAAGAGCATTGGAAGTCGTACTCACTGGTGTTTTGTGGTCCGAAGTTTCCAAAGAAACAGTAGGGGGGTATTTAAGTGAATGCCCAGATGTCCAATTGATTGGGCATTGGTTGGACTGGCCCCGTGACATTCTCTATGATAGGATCAATCGGCGAGTTACAGAGATCACCACGGGTATGTTAGCGGAGACTAAAGAAGTAGTTTCTAGATATGGACCTGACTGTCCAGGCCTACGAACCTTAGGTTACAATTTTGCGCTTGCTTTCTTAAATGGAACCATCGACAGTAATACATTCATTGAGCAGTTGGCCCAAAGCCATAGAAATTATGCGAAACGACAGATCACTTGGTTCAAAAAAGATCCATTACTTTCGCCCATTTCCTTCGAAGCCGCTGTCCAACTGTATACAAATATAGATAAAATATAG
- a CDS encoding FYDLN acid domain-containing protein — protein sequence MVAKKAVKKQAPPKKKAVAKEKTKDAKSASPKEDKKKAVVGAKTPATKAKAVPAPKTTAAVVKEKPAPVAKAPAVKIDPNNPLGKKFSCYSCGTKFYDLYKPEKKCPKCGADQLAKPAIKSRMAAIRSSEYEVDEEEEPVLEDDELMEETEELEETEEEEVVAEEEE from the coding sequence ATGGTCGCAAAAAAAGCAGTCAAGAAGCAGGCCCCGCCCAAGAAAAAAGCGGTGGCCAAAGAAAAAACCAAGGACGCTAAGTCCGCTTCCCCGAAGGAAGACAAAAAAAAGGCAGTCGTTGGAGCAAAAACTCCGGCAACTAAGGCGAAAGCCGTACCTGCCCCCAAAACAACTGCAGCCGTGGTAAAGGAAAAACCGGCACCTGTGGCCAAGGCCCCAGCTGTCAAAATTGATCCTAACAACCCTCTCGGCAAAAAATTCAGTTGTTATTCATGTGGAACGAAGTTTTACGATTTGTACAAACCGGAAAAAAAATGCCCTAAATGTGGTGCAGACCAATTGGCAAAACCAGCCATCAAATCACGAATGGCGGCCATCCGCAGTTCGGAATACGAAGTGGATGAAGAGGAAGAGCCAGTTCTAGAAGATGATGAACTCATGGAAGAAACAGAAGAATTGGAAGAGACCGAAGAAGAGGAGGTCGTAGCCGAGGAAGAGGAGTGA
- a CDS encoding pyridoxine 5'-phosphate synthase, with translation MTQLSVNVNKIATLRNSRGGSIPSVIQISEIILDAGAHGITIHPREDERHITKQDVFEIQNFLNSYNAKIAKNGFPKKEFNIEGEPSERFLNLVLKAKPDQVTLVPVKPGEITSDHGFDLKNKTVFQTLKPMVKRFNDEGIRVSLFMEAEFVGYPLVKELGAERIELYTGPFAYAYDKSPEEGAKSFPIYEKAAIEANKLGLGVNAGHDLDTNNLQLFSKLPYLAEVSIGHRLVSQSLVDGMEKTIKDYLRALSQGNEV, from the coding sequence ATGACCCAATTAAGTGTCAATGTCAACAAGATCGCCACTCTCCGCAATTCCCGTGGTGGATCCATTCCAAGTGTCATTCAAATTTCAGAGATTATCTTGGATGCAGGTGCTCACGGCATCACCATCCACCCGAGAGAGGACGAAAGGCATATCACCAAACAAGATGTATTCGAAATTCAGAATTTTCTAAATTCTTACAATGCCAAAATAGCCAAAAATGGATTTCCAAAAAAAGAATTCAATATTGAAGGCGAACCAAGTGAACGTTTTCTGAATCTAGTTCTAAAAGCAAAGCCCGACCAAGTGACCCTAGTGCCGGTCAAACCGGGGGAAATTACCTCAGACCACGGGTTTGATCTAAAAAACAAAACAGTGTTCCAAACTTTAAAACCAATGGTAAAACGATTCAATGACGAAGGGATCAGGGTTTCTTTGTTTATGGAAGCAGAATTTGTTGGATATCCGCTTGTCAAAGAACTCGGAGCCGAACGAATTGAACTCTACACTGGGCCATTTGCCTATGCTTATGACAAATCTCCGGAAGAAGGTGCCAAAAGTTTCCCAATTTATGAAAAGGCAGCCATCGAGGCAAACAAACTGGGATTAGGTGTAAATGCAGGCCACGACCTGGATACTAATAATTTACAACTGTTTTCCAAACTTCCCTACTTAGCAGAAGTGTCCATTGGACACAGGCTTGTCAGCCAAAGTCTTGTGGATGGAATGGAAAAAACCATCAAAGACTATCTTAGAGCTCTTTCGCAAGGAAACGAAGTTTAG
- a CDS encoding tetratricopeptide repeat protein has translation MRAFVVLIFTLSLGFCTTDPQKNPTRDPYSLETLIFLEEVLLDVWDTSESKEDAMSRLRYVCRTRDTDDGYLCYTWGLLEYHRGNYAESYTAFRKALEKNPNDSLYKNMLRISAEKSGNLSDLKAHSYDGEVFAVFTETQKLCQENKLPKPESFLFLAERGVLTKDSLRRGVLADCFQSLSASDKSLVQKEILQSSSSYKERLYADQMKSDPFSRIWDTASYHRGESAKEAVGASAGVVSVSSSLGTEAGAPQIGTTLRPGAPITEAWKKVKLASLSGNELQGREGLRSFLSEIQSAKRKGKLEGQLALALERAAKLLLEQDPQYSKLRFLAKEL, from the coding sequence ATGCGTGCTTTCGTTGTCCTGATTTTTACTCTTTCCCTTGGGTTTTGTACAACAGATCCTCAGAAGAACCCAACCCGAGATCCGTACAGTTTGGAAACTCTAATCTTCTTGGAAGAGGTACTTCTTGATGTATGGGATACCTCCGAATCGAAAGAAGACGCTATGTCTCGACTAAGATACGTTTGCCGGACCCGTGATACCGATGACGGATATCTGTGTTATACTTGGGGATTACTTGAATACCACCGAGGCAATTATGCAGAGAGTTACACTGCTTTTAGAAAGGCTCTAGAAAAAAATCCAAACGACAGCCTTTATAAAAATATGTTACGAATTTCTGCCGAAAAATCAGGGAATTTATCAGATTTAAAGGCCCATTCTTATGATGGAGAAGTTTTTGCGGTATTTACAGAAACCCAAAAACTTTGTCAGGAAAACAAACTGCCAAAACCGGAATCTTTCCTTTTTTTGGCCGAACGAGGTGTTCTCACAAAGGACAGTCTCCGTCGGGGAGTCCTCGCCGATTGTTTCCAAAGCCTAAGTGCAAGTGACAAATCACTTGTCCAAAAGGAAATCCTCCAATCCTCTTCTTCTTATAAAGAACGTCTTTACGCTGATCAGATGAAGTCTGATCCATTTTCTCGCATTTGGGACACGGCCAGTTACCATCGAGGAGAATCAGCTAAAGAGGCCGTCGGTGCAAGTGCTGGAGTCGTGTCCGTTAGTTCTTCTCTCGGAACCGAGGCAGGAGCTCCTCAAATTGGAACCACATTAAGGCCTGGTGCTCCGATCACGGAGGCATGGAAAAAAGTTAAACTTGCTTCTTTATCTGGAAACGAATTGCAAGGAAGAGAAGGCCTTCGTAGTTTTTTATCTGAAATCCAGTCGGCAAAACGAAAAGGAAAACTGGAAGGGCAATTGGCCCTCGCTTTGGAAAGGGCAGCAAAATTACTTTTGGAGCAAGACCCTCAGTATTCTAAACTTCGTTTCCTTGCGAAAGAGCTCTAA
- a CDS encoding S41 family peptidase codes for MKRIVYLLSFFALLSFALPVGFISCEPEAKKAPNRKTDFTYGDFETVIRSVDKLYIDKHINVNRAFTDAASFSALSLPHPLYIYPESYFKEREKYDDKEDLWPGTTFKLSPSDAFVIFDPDYDQVEKIQKEKRKKNENRKLSDAELKKLIEKEKLKKSVISASWEEVNFSKKDFDRVISYIQDNLEKYKTPVLKGLVELDGELPEEEEEDKKEFSMEQVFVAAANGYLNSLDPHSNVFLEEVWEESMKKISDGSFEGIGAILSGGGSREVIVENPLEGSPALKAGIRSGDSIVAVDGKLIKNLSLDKVVKKIKGPKATKVVLTISRKGNTGKIDIEVVRDKITIKNVTYHLVKENPQIAYIKLTGFVKPGPGEAPVDTQIAEALAEMEKTAKENGKPLKALILDLRGNSGGFLNLAIDIADMFIEKGLIVSTRTPSGRDKEEMARNKDITKLPLAILINSKSASASEIVASAIQHHGRGILLGERTFGKATVQTLEHLDSNPAYLLKITNARYYSPSGKTIQVVGVSPDIEVSEEQDGTFPFRYREEDMWNHLPLIPHEGVVKSRFNLNGIKDYVKKNGKADTYLKEHAIDAIKPDYMLIRSLDYIEGMLNTK; via the coding sequence TTGAAACGAATTGTTTACCTACTTTCCTTTTTCGCCCTACTTAGTTTTGCCCTCCCGGTAGGATTCATTTCCTGCGAACCAGAAGCCAAAAAAGCTCCGAATCGAAAGACCGATTTTACTTACGGAGACTTTGAAACTGTAATTCGTTCAGTGGACAAACTGTATATTGATAAACATATCAATGTCAACCGAGCCTTTACGGATGCTGCCAGTTTTTCTGCTCTGAGTTTGCCACATCCACTTTACATTTATCCAGAAAGTTATTTTAAAGAACGTGAAAAATATGATGATAAAGAAGATCTTTGGCCAGGAACAACGTTCAAACTGTCTCCTTCTGATGCATTTGTCATTTTTGATCCTGATTATGATCAAGTTGAAAAAATCCAAAAAGAAAAACGGAAAAAAAACGAAAACAGAAAACTTTCTGATGCGGAATTGAAAAAACTCATAGAAAAAGAAAAACTAAAAAAATCTGTTATTTCTGCAAGTTGGGAAGAGGTTAATTTCTCTAAGAAAGATTTTGATCGAGTGATCTCCTACATTCAAGATAACCTAGAAAAATATAAAACTCCTGTATTAAAAGGATTAGTGGAATTAGACGGTGAACTTCCAGAAGAAGAGGAAGAAGACAAAAAAGAGTTCAGCATGGAACAAGTGTTTGTTGCCGCTGCCAATGGATATTTAAATTCTCTTGATCCACATTCCAATGTTTTTTTGGAAGAAGTTTGGGAAGAATCCATGAAAAAAATCAGCGATGGTTCTTTTGAAGGTATTGGAGCCATTCTTTCTGGCGGAGGAAGCAGGGAAGTAATCGTGGAAAACCCATTGGAAGGAAGCCCTGCTTTAAAAGCTGGGATTCGAAGTGGAGATAGCATTGTTGCTGTTGATGGTAAACTAATCAAAAATTTATCTCTTGATAAAGTGGTCAAAAAAATCAAAGGACCAAAAGCAACAAAAGTTGTCCTTACCATTTCCAGAAAAGGAAATACAGGAAAAATTGATATAGAAGTGGTTCGAGATAAAATTACGATTAAAAACGTAACTTACCATCTAGTAAAAGAAAATCCGCAAATAGCATATATCAAACTCACGGGATTTGTAAAACCAGGTCCAGGCGAAGCACCAGTTGATACACAAATTGCCGAAGCTTTGGCAGAAATGGAAAAAACTGCAAAAGAAAATGGAAAACCTCTAAAAGCTTTGATTTTGGATCTAAGAGGGAACTCTGGCGGATTTTTGAATTTGGCAATTGATATCGCTGATATGTTCATTGAAAAAGGTTTGATCGTTTCGACAAGAACTCCTTCAGGAAGAGATAAAGAAGAAATGGCGAGGAATAAGGACATCACAAAACTTCCGTTAGCAATCCTTATCAATTCAAAGTCGGCTTCTGCTTCCGAAATTGTGGCTAGTGCAATCCAACATCATGGGAGAGGAATTTTACTTGGCGAAAGAACATTTGGTAAAGCCACTGTTCAAACACTTGAACACCTTGATAGCAACCCAGCATATTTACTTAAAATCACCAATGCCAGATACTATTCTCCTTCTGGTAAAACGATCCAAGTGGTCGGTGTATCTCCTGATATAGAGGTGTCAGAAGAACAGGATGGAACATTTCCATTCCGATACAGAGAAGAAGATATGTGGAACCACTTACCATTGATCCCACACGAAGGTGTCGTTAAATCGAGATTCAATTTAAACGGGATCAAAGATTATGTGAAAAAAAATGGAAAAGCTGATACGTATTTAAAAGAACATGCAATAGATGCCATCAAACCAGATTATATGTTAATCAGAAGTTTGGATTACATTGAAGGAATGTTAAATACAAAATAA
- the nadB gene encoding L-aspartate oxidase, producing the protein MTRIKSDFLIIGSGVSGLFTALKLAPLGSVVVVTKKADYESNTNYAQGGIASVFDDKDKFEEHIQDTLESGAGLCDLEAVRVLVEEGPTRVRELLDLGVPFTRNQTGELDLAREGGHSKNRIIHSLDRTGSAVEQSLLDHVHANKNIQILENHACVDLITKHHLKDKDNLPLRCYGAYIVDTETGEVFPVLAKKTILATGGAGQVYLHTTNPNIATGDGVASAYRAGAIVKNMEFYQFHPTSLFHEQGNSFLISEAVRGHGGILREIGGRPFMKDYHTLGELAPRDIVARAIDDTMKKRGEPHVLLDITHRPANDIINHFPSIYERCKKLGIDITTDPIPVVPAAHYMCGGVATDLLGRTNIADLYACGETTCTGVHGGNRLASNSLLECLVFSHRIAGDIQSQGKLSYSQETDLIPDWNKEGTTNTEEWVLISHDLIEIKTIMSNYVGIVRSDMRLERALRRLKLISEEVKDYYNRTTVSLGLLELRNLVKVAELIVRSALLRKESRGLHYSTDYPEDRTPSRKDTILSHKL; encoded by the coding sequence GTGACTCGAATTAAATCGGATTTTTTGATCATTGGAAGCGGAGTGAGTGGCTTATTTACCGCCCTCAAATTAGCTCCGCTTGGATCTGTAGTGGTTGTTACAAAAAAAGCAGACTACGAATCTAACACCAATTATGCGCAAGGGGGAATTGCCTCTGTTTTTGATGACAAGGATAAGTTTGAGGAACATATCCAAGATACCTTAGAGTCGGGTGCCGGTCTCTGTGATTTAGAGGCGGTGCGAGTTCTTGTCGAAGAAGGCCCCACACGAGTCCGGGAACTTCTTGACCTAGGAGTTCCTTTCACTAGAAACCAAACGGGTGAATTGGATCTTGCTCGCGAAGGTGGTCATAGTAAAAACAGAATCATTCACTCGCTCGACCGAACTGGTAGCGCCGTAGAACAGTCGCTACTAGATCATGTTCATGCCAATAAAAATATCCAAATTTTAGAAAACCATGCCTGTGTGGATCTAATCACCAAACACCATTTAAAAGATAAAGACAATCTTCCTCTAAGGTGTTATGGTGCCTATATCGTAGATACAGAAACAGGAGAGGTATTTCCTGTTTTAGCCAAAAAAACCATATTGGCAACAGGTGGTGCCGGTCAGGTATATTTACACACAACCAATCCCAACATCGCAACTGGCGATGGAGTAGCGAGTGCTTACCGAGCAGGTGCCATTGTTAAAAATATGGAGTTTTATCAGTTCCATCCAACTTCTCTTTTCCATGAACAAGGAAATAGTTTTTTAATTTCAGAAGCTGTGCGTGGCCATGGTGGCATCTTACGAGAGATAGGTGGTAGACCTTTTATGAAAGACTACCATACATTGGGCGAACTAGCACCGAGAGATATCGTAGCTCGTGCCATTGATGATACGATGAAAAAAAGAGGTGAACCCCATGTCCTTCTCGATATCACTCATAGACCTGCAAATGATATCATCAATCATTTTCCATCAATTTATGAACGTTGCAAAAAACTAGGTATTGATATCACAACAGACCCCATCCCTGTGGTGCCTGCGGCTCATTATATGTGTGGTGGTGTGGCGACCGATCTTCTCGGACGAACCAATATTGCAGACTTATATGCTTGTGGAGAAACAACTTGCACGGGAGTCCACGGGGGAAACCGATTGGCATCAAATAGTTTATTGGAATGTCTTGTTTTTTCGCATAGAATTGCAGGAGATATTCAATCGCAAGGAAAGTTAAGTTATTCGCAAGAAACAGATCTGATCCCTGATTGGAACAAAGAAGGAACAACCAATACAGAAGAATGGGTACTCATCTCACATGATTTGATCGAAATCAAAACCATTATGAGTAATTATGTGGGGATTGTGCGTTCGGATATGAGACTCGAAAGAGCTCTCCGTCGTTTGAAACTAATTTCCGAAGAAGTGAAAGACTATTACAACAGAACCACTGTCTCTCTTGGATTACTTGAACTAAGAAACCTAGTGAAAGTAGCAGAACTCATTGTACGGTCTGCACTCTTAAGAAAAGAAAGTCGTGGACTTCATTATAGTACGGACTATCCAGAAGACAGAACTCCTTCAAGAAAAGATACCATTCTTTCACACAAACTTTAA
- a CDS encoding tyrosine-type recombinase/integrase — protein sequence MIKLRYSSQDNRFHLRFRFSEIFVSIAKSIPKGCYHPDGRTWSYPNDPIIIKQLLNAFEQHDIRISPKEIPKQCGILEDYFKATRDRNFTFCTTKTYYSHLFRLLVFTEKLPSNIRILDLENYLDYLVTERKTKAASIRSSRQAFIFYFREVRKQFTHLKFPRMKVESKLPEVLSAEETRAIFDALPNVKHKMLLLISYSSGLRVSEVIHLKITDIDLKRNMVRVNQGKGKKDRYTVLATTLIEELKEYLKIREYNLLLKQSYNEVKANPWLFPGMKNRPLNIRTAESIFANAAQKAKIKKKVSFHSLRHAFATHLLELGTDLRMIQTLLGHTSVRTTQIYTKVARSRLENIASPLDRIPNTKEKTIHLPENKDQNQS from the coding sequence ATGATCAAACTCCGTTACTCATCCCAAGACAATCGTTTTCATTTGCGATTTCGATTTTCAGAAATTTTTGTTTCGATTGCAAAATCGATTCCAAAAGGTTGTTACCATCCAGATGGTAGAACTTGGTCTTATCCCAATGACCCAATCATCATAAAACAACTATTAAATGCCTTCGAACAACATGACATCCGAATTTCGCCAAAAGAAATTCCAAAACAATGCGGAATTTTAGAAGACTATTTCAAAGCAACCAGAGATAGAAATTTCACCTTCTGCACAACCAAAACGTATTACTCTCACTTATTTCGATTATTGGTTTTTACCGAAAAACTTCCCTCTAATATAAGAATTTTAGACTTGGAAAACTATTTGGATTATCTCGTAACAGAACGCAAAACCAAGGCGGCAAGTATTCGATCATCCAGACAAGCCTTTATCTTCTATTTTAGAGAAGTAAGAAAACAATTTACTCATTTAAAATTTCCGCGAATGAAAGTGGAAAGCAAACTACCTGAAGTTTTATCGGCAGAAGAAACAAGGGCCATCTTCGATGCACTTCCCAACGTAAAACATAAAATGTTATTACTCATTAGTTATTCCTCTGGATTACGAGTTAGCGAAGTGATTCATTTGAAAATAACTGATATAGATCTAAAAAGAAATATGGTCCGCGTAAACCAAGGCAAAGGTAAAAAAGATAGATATACTGTTCTTGCAACCACACTCATTGAAGAATTAAAAGAATATCTAAAAATAAGAGAATACAACTTACTCCTAAAACAAAGTTATAACGAAGTCAAAGCGAATCCCTGGTTATTTCCCGGTATGAAAAACAGACCTCTTAACATTCGTACTGCGGAAAGTATTTTCGCAAATGCGGCCCAAAAGGCAAAAATCAAAAAGAAAGTCAGTTTCCATAGTTTGCGGCATGCTTTTGCGACTCATCTATTAGAATTGGGAACCGATTTACGAATGATTCAAACATTACTCGGACACACAAGTGTCCGAACCACACAAATTTACACCAAAGTAGCGAGAAGCCGGTTAGAAAATATCGCTAGTCCTTTGGACCGGATTCCAAACACAAAAGAAAAAACAATCCATTTGCCAGAAAATAAAGACCAAAACCAATCATAA
- a CDS encoding DUF1801 domain-containing protein, which produces MKDKFEQFYSSLTENEISIVMRLKEILKPFVSLDERISYSVLYYFQKSRVCFIWPASIKPGPKSGVQFGFCNGYLLNDPDQKLERENRKQVFCITYRSKDEINELELSNFIKNALEVDERIFKKKK; this is translated from the coding sequence ATGAAAGACAAATTCGAACAATTCTATTCTTCTTTAACAGAAAATGAAATTTCTATAGTGATGCGATTAAAAGAAATTTTAAAACCATTTGTGAGTCTCGATGAAAGGATCTCCTATTCCGTCCTCTACTACTTTCAAAAAAGTCGCGTTTGTTTTATTTGGCCGGCTTCCATTAAGCCAGGACCAAAATCTGGAGTACAATTTGGATTTTGTAATGGTTATCTGTTAAACGACCCCGATCAAAAACTAGAAAGAGAAAACCGAAAACAAGTTTTTTGTATCACCTACCGCTCAAAGGATGAAATCAACGAACTTGAGTTAAGTAATTTTATAAAAAATGCGTTAGAAGTGGATGAGAGGATTTTTAAAAAGAAAAAATAG
- a CDS encoding DUF805 domain-containing protein, with product MSFQDAIKVCFQKYADFSGNAKRPEFWWWVVFCIIISAVLNMILPIIGGIFSLAVLLPSLSVGSRRLHDVGMSGWWQLIGLTGIGVLVLIYFWAQKGKN from the coding sequence ATGTCATTCCAAGATGCGATTAAGGTATGTTTTCAAAAATATGCTGATTTTAGTGGCAATGCAAAAAGACCAGAATTTTGGTGGTGGGTTGTTTTCTGTATCATTATTAGTGCAGTACTCAACATGATTCTTCCCATCATTGGTGGAATTTTTTCTTTAGCTGTCTTGTTGCCAAGTTTGAGTGTAGGTTCACGCCGTCTTCATGATGTGGGGATGAGCGGTTGGTGGCAATTGATTGGTCTGACAGGAATTGGAGTTCTTGTGCTGATTTACTTTTGGGCCCAAAAAGGAAAAAATTAG
- a CDS encoding acyltransferase family protein yields the protein MFLWKGLQSTWRRKDGENESLNGLRALAILSVLFFHTVPSIGMIGWENSYFIKFLHTLDSGVALFFVLSGYLISDGLKKEWNRNQKISYQKFFIKRSLRIFPAYYFYLIITYLIVTAIIQKGGGNFSLNANQSGSNFSLLASYQNFKFDLMYLSDYFASYNIHTWSLSIEEKFYLFFPFIAGLFLFSLKTKNRLITLLFLYLLPLIFRVFSYILYGPNAEAFHQFHLRIDDLIAGILVMELTNNEKIRNILEEFKYYLLGFALLIYAINFTFIVSENSFYKTVFSYNFYNLSFASFLLVAILGKNEFQRLLSLAFFRPIARLSYTMYLWNLLLAPFAFQSLAKPLKQNGFVTPIQFGMATLQFFVYTFIFSMILYVLIEYPFLRWKSKLEATNK from the coding sequence ATGTTTTTATGGAAAGGATTACAATCAACATGGAGACGTAAAGATGGAGAAAATGAATCTCTCAACGGTTTGCGAGCCCTTGCAATTTTAAGTGTACTTTTTTTCCATACTGTCCCGAGCATAGGGATGATTGGTTGGGAAAATTCATATTTTATAAAATTCTTACATACCCTAGACTCCGGAGTTGCCTTATTTTTTGTATTAAGCGGTTACCTAATTTCCGATGGTTTAAAAAAAGAGTGGAATCGAAATCAAAAAATTAGTTATCAAAAGTTTTTCATAAAAAGAAGTTTAAGAATTTTTCCAGCATATTATTTTTATCTCATCATCACCTATCTGATAGTCACCGCAATCATCCAAAAAGGTGGGGGGAATTTTTCCCTGAATGCCAACCAATCAGGATCAAACTTTTCTTTATTGGCATCTTACCAAAACTTCAAATTTGATTTAATGTATCTATCCGACTATTTTGCAAGTTACAATATTCACACATGGTCGCTTTCGATTGAAGAAAAGTTTTATTTATTTTTTCCTTTTATCGCAGGTTTATTTTTATTTTCATTAAAAACTAAAAATAGACTCATCACCCTACTTTTTCTTTATTTATTACCTTTGATCTTTCGTGTTTTTTCTTATATTTTGTATGGACCGAATGCGGAGGCTTTCCATCAATTTCACTTAAGAATTGATGATCTCATTGCGGGCATCCTTGTGATGGAATTAACCAACAACGAAAAAATTCGCAATATACTGGAAGAATTTAAATACTATCTTTTGGGTTTTGCCTTACTCATCTATGCGATTAACTTCACTTTTATAGTCTCAGAAAATTCATTTTATAAAACTGTTTTTTCTTATAATTTTTACAACCTATCCTTTGCGTCTTTTTTGTTAGTCGCCATCTTAGGTAAAAATGAATTCCAACGTTTACTCAGTTTGGCTTTTTTTCGACCCATTGCCAGACTAAGTTACACAATGTATTTATGGAATTTACTTTTGGCACCATTTGCCTTCCAATCCTTAGCAAAACCGCTAAAACAAAATGGTTTTGTCACTCCGATTCAATTTGGAATGGCAACGCTCCAATTTTTTGTTTATACATTTATTTTTAGTATGATTCTTTATGTTTTGATCGAATATCCTTTTTTAAGATGGAAATCAAAACTGGAAGCCACTAATAAATGA
- a CDS encoding transposase, whose protein sequence is MKNLIILILFLLTFQCMTLPPSVSLGEPIIQKKELGIAVLDKVKVLNVVEDYRKDTEDGLTINLRSHLKQGKYFENVYLFNEEIPKNTEFERLQFEFTSYSHKRRIYEGYFPFAFLTLTLYIWFGGTIGIDSMEYDCRLIVKDMKDQVVYEVQKKETSEKSVNFYSSEYMLPKSEELRTKLISDIMEHYKKRRVK, encoded by the coding sequence TTGAAAAATTTAATCATTTTAATACTATTTCTTCTCACCTTTCAATGTATGACCTTGCCCCCTTCGGTTTCCTTAGGAGAACCAATCATTCAGAAAAAAGAATTAGGTATTGCTGTTTTGGATAAAGTCAAGGTATTGAATGTTGTCGAGGATTATCGAAAAGATACAGAGGATGGTTTAACAATCAATCTACGCTCACATCTAAAACAAGGTAAATACTTTGAAAATGTATATCTTTTTAATGAGGAAATTCCAAAAAATACTGAGTTTGAAAGGCTACAATTTGAATTTACTTCTTACTCCCATAAAAGAAGAATTTACGAGGGATATTTCCCTTTTGCATTCCTAACACTAACACTTTATATCTGGTTTGGTGGAACTATCGGTATTGACTCTATGGAATATGATTGTAGGTTAATTGTGAAGGATATGAAAGATCAGGTTGTCTATGAAGTTCAAAAAAAAGAAACATCTGAAAAAAGTGTTAATTTCTATTCCTCTGAATACATGCTCCCCAAAAGCGAAGAACTCAGAACAAAACTAATATCTGATATAATGGAACATTATAAAAAAAGAAGAGTAAAGTAA